In the Callospermophilus lateralis isolate mCalLat2 chromosome 19, mCalLat2.hap1, whole genome shotgun sequence genome, CAGGCAAAGGCGTAGATCTGCCAGGATGGGCTTTAAACAAGGGCGCTCTCAAAGGTGGCCACCATGGTGACGTTGCCCTGAAGTTCCCATACTGTGACACAACTCCTGGCCCCCCAGGCTGAGGATGAAACCTAGGTTCAGGtgctctggaaaaaaaataaaagttaggtccacgtcttaaaatgaaaaactttGAAATAAAATGTCTATCTTCGGATTTCCTTTAAAAGTCATATCTCCTTGGAATACGGAGGAAAGGCCCgaccagctcaactcacaattctGAATCCATAAAAGAAACGTCTTAATAAAAATCTGTGCATAAACATCAAAAGAACCTTTCTATCAATAACAccataagaaaatgaaaattaatccaAACCAGGGGGAAAATGTTCAATTCaagtgatagaaaaaaaaaaaaagagttaatatCCCCAATATAGAAGAGTTCccataaaacaagaaaaaaagaggCTTCCCCCAAAATAAGAGAACAAAGAATATAAGCAGACAGTTCACGGAAAAATTAACTCAAGTGACTACTCAACATACAGAAAAGAACACCCAACTATCGTTGAGACAATGGCAAGATTTCTTCACTGAGATCATATTTTATTCCTGTCCAGGAGAGAACACATTCTTAGCCCAAAGTCATATCACTCTCGTggaattgtgaaatatttgtggtTATTCTTTTGCTCTTCAGTTATGACCTGGGAACCCCCTGAGATGACACAAGATTCAGGGGATCTGtggagtgaaaaaaatatttcaagataaatattGGAGAAAATAGAATACTTGTGCCTTGCTGGTGGGAACGTAAAGTGGTGGCGCTATGACGGAAAATAGTATGGTCGTTtctcaaaatctgaaaaaaaaaatagaattaccatctAATGCAATCCCACTCCTGACCCCCAAAATAAAACACCATATAGTGCATCCATCGTACCAGTGGGTTTATACTCAAAAGAATCCAAAGGAGTAGGTCAAAGAGATATTCATACAACCAGATTCATAGTCGCTTtgttcaaaatagccaaaaggTCAGGACAACTCAAATGTCCATTAAAAGATGAATAGATACAAAAGTGCAGActctccatacaatggaatatgatTTGACCCTAAAAAAGAAGGGAGTTCTGACACTTGCAGCTACAAAGAGGAGCCTGGAGGACCTCATTctgagtaaaataagccagttacAAAAGGACAAATGGTGTATGATTTGGAAGAGTCAgagtcatagagacagaaagtagatgggTGGTGACAGAGTCTAAGTGAGTAGGGATGAGGGGTAGTTGTCTGCAGGGTCCAGAGTTTCAGTTTTAGATAATGGAGAGTTTTCTCCAGATGGTGATGGTTGTGCAAGGTGAAAGGACTTAATGTCCCTGGACTATACACCTGGAAATAGCTCAAacagggagaggagagggagagaaagaggctGATCAGAGTAACTAAGTTGCAGTTAGATGGGGTAAGAAGTTCTGGTTTTCTACTGCCCAGTGGTGACCAGAGACAACAAGCAAATACTGGGTATCTTACGAGATTAAGAAAGGATTTCGGATGTTTTCACCATAGAGAAATGATAGACGTTCAAGGAGACAGATAGGCTCACCCTGATTTAAAGGTGTACATGTGTACCGAGCCATCACGGGTGCCCATCAGTAGGCACAACTTTTATGATTTTATGTATCcattaaaaacaaacataaattgaaaagtaaatgtaaaattatgccacttctttctttctttcctttttcttgtgttttatttatttatttgttttcttttttgaggggAAATATACTgacttttttatttcaaaaatcctaatcattggggctggggctggggctcagtggtagagcgcttgcctcgaaagtctgaggcactgggtccgatcctcagcgccacctaaaaatgaataaataaaaatcctaATCATGACGAGATATCATCATGCTGCTCAGAAGAGGTTGCAATTTAGAAATCACGAATGGTTTATATCTGGAACTTTCTATTTCATGTTTCTGGACTGTCGTGGACAGCAGGGGACTCATTCAGCAGACTGCGAAGACTTAAATAAGGAGTGACTACTGAATTAAGAAGCAGAAGAGTGTCATTTTGAAGCGGTCTTGTATTAATTGTACTGTCATATGCTGCCTATGACATTTCAGCCCCTGGCAGACCAATGACACGGTGTGATCCTATAAGATTAAATGGTCTAGTGACGTCATGAGGTTGGGTTGTCTTAGCTTGTCCCACAGTGTGCACGACCCTGAAGCTGCCAAGACACATTTCCCAGAACCCACCCTTGGCTTATTACTGTCACTTCttaaaaacacatattttttgaatTCTCAGTTTGGGATTGTAACATGGTAAATATTGACAGAtctaacactaaaaaataaaaaagcaacacTTGAAGGTTTTCAAGACCTTTGAAGAGCCTGTGGGGGTCCCGAGAGCTTGCCAGGCCTTGACATAGTGAGCCCAAGACCGGGGGTCTGTCTCTGGGCTGGTCCCCGACCCTGAGTTAGCCGCAGGCTTCTGTCTTCAGGCTGGGAAGAGGCCCCCAGGCCCAGCCCTGTGGTGGGTGAGCGGCGATGGGGACGAGATCAAGTGGGACTTCAGAGAACTGAGTGAAGTCAGCCAGCAGGCCGCCAACGTCCTCTCAGAGGCCTGCCACCTGCAGCGTGGGGACCGTGTGGCCGTGGTGCTGCCCCGAGTGCCTGAGTGGTGGCTGGTGACCCTGGGCTGCTTCCGAGCAGGTTGGTAACGGGCCACGCGGGCGGGCAGCCGCCTCTTTCCCGGGGCAGAGACACACAGCTGCCTCTGCCCAGAGCAGCCCTCCGGGAAGTGTGCCTCCCGCTCTCCCCCTGGGCCCCCGTTCCTCAGCGGCTGGCCACCGTCCCCGCCCTTCCTCCCAGCTCTGTCGGACCCATTTGGCTTCTCCAGGCCTCGTCTTCATGCCTGGGACCGTCCAGATGAAGTCCAAAGACATACTCTACAGGCTGCAGGCGTCCAAGGCCAGGGCCATCGTGGCTGGGGACGAGGTGGCCCATGAAGTGGACACAGTGGCATCCGACTGCCCTTCCCTGAGAATCAAGCTACTGGTGTCTGAGAAAAGCCGGGACGGGTGGCTGGACTTCAGGACCCTGATGCGGTGAGTCTCGCTCGGCACGTCTGGGCCTGGCTGCTCACCGAAAGTGGGAACGGAGCCAAACACTCGCAGGCAGGTGCTGTATTGGGGTGGGGGCGCTCAGGAAGCAGAGTGGGGGCCTTGGGAGAGAAGAGGAAGGTCATTTCAAGGGCTAAGTGGAGCTTTGTTTGGGGCCCTTCTGAGGAAAACACAGGAAACTTCCAGGATTTTCCAAGAAAGAACTGGTAAGAGCTGTCCCCTGACTCCCACGGGTTCAGGGCTGTCCCGGGGCGTTAACAACCCCACGATTCTGGCTGTACACTGACATGAAGAGCAGGCTCAGAGTCCCAAACCACAGTGGCAACAGATGATCCCTGGGGCGTAAAGTGAGTCACCGGAAGCCAAGGAGGCAGAGACTCATCCAGAGTTACTCACGGCAACCGTGGCTCAAACCCGCGTGAGGCCAACAGTATGGGAGGTCAAGTCTAAGAGGTGGCCGATGTACTGAGTCTCTAGCACCCTCTCACCTCTGATCCCTGAGCAAGGCTTTCCAGGGGTCCTTCCAAAGACTCACCAATGAATGTGTTTCCCTGACACATGTCTGAAATCCCTCCACGAGGGACATTTTCCTTTCTAATGTCATGGTCTTTAAGGTAACTGTCAGAAATAAAGTGACATCAGCTTCAAAAATCAGGGTGCTGGGGGAGATGTCTGAGAGATGTGTAGGGGATTTCAGGAATAAAAGAGGACATCAAGAAAgcattgaggaaaaaaaagaaagaaagaaagaaagaaagcactgGGGCCCGGAtgcggtggcacatgcttataatcccagtggctcgggaggctgaggcatgaagatcacaagttcaaagccagcctcagcaaaagtaaggcactgagcaactcagtgagaccctgtctctaaataaaatatgaagtagggctggggatggggctcagtggtccagtgcccctgagttcaatccctggtatccccaacccccccaaaaaagaaagcaTTGGGAGCACCCACTGCCCCGCTCCTGTGCACCACAATCAGATTAATATTTATTAAGTTTCTACTAAGCACAATGAATACCGCCTTTGTGGTAGAGGTCATTTTCTCAGTGACTCTATGAGACAAGTTGTACTGATCCCCTTTCACAGGTATGGAAAGTGAGACTTGAAGAGGTTCAATGACTAGTACAAACTGACGCAGTTAACCAAGTGCCAAACCTGAGTGGTTTTCACTCCCAATCTGACTAACTCAGAATCCCATGATCCTGACTACTCAATGACCACCCCCTTCTGAAGTGGATCAAGGGGCTTACCCTCAGCCTGGGAGCTGGTGGGCAAAATGAGTCACTGTGACATCTGGTGTCCAGGCGAGATGTGAGAAGGTGACAGTTTGTGTCTCCATCAGAGAGGCACCCACCACTCATCGCTGTGTGGAGACCAGAAGCCAAGAAGCAGCTGCCATTTACTTCACTAGTGGAACCAGTGGCCCTCCCAAGATGGCGGAACACTCCCACTCCAGCCTGGGCATCAAGGCCCAGATGGACGCTGGGTAAGCCACGCCCCTCCCCTCCCAGAGAGCCAGGGACCAGACATATAGGCTTTCCTGAGGGTAGATCTGACCCTTCTTGGGAGTTTCTGAGGAAGACAACTGGGGAGGGGGTCTTAAGAAGCAAGGTTTCCCATACCGGGAATCCAGCGCTCTTCAAGGTGATGTCTCCATTACAGGTAATTCCAAATCTCAAAACCTCTTCCAGGTTTTGAACCAGGTGGCTAGTAGGGTAAACGCTGAGCAGTAAAGTTCATGTGCATTTTTCCCAGAACAGTCTCTGTCTTGTCTTGTGGGGTGCTGCCAGTTGACTTTGATGGCACCTGTATTCCAAGAGGACATTTTTGTTAATAGCAAATTGCTTTGCAAATTTATTAAAGTGGAAGGTGGAGTTGGATGAGTTAAATGAGCTGAGATCTCAGAATTTTTGGATCCCAGACCACATAATTCAGAAATGTATTCCATTCCTGCATCAGCCTGATCTGTGAAATCAGGAAACACTATGGCAAGGTCTTCATGCAATTATAAGAAGGAATCTTCTGACATCTTTGGGATCCGGCCTGTTATGTGAATTTTATTATGTTAATAGAGTTGTTAGAGTGGAAAAAtattttcagggaaaaaaaacctGTAAAAACTTTATTGTCCTACTTACGAGCCCATTGTATCAGCAAATGTAATTAATTATACAAATTATTTAATAGCTGAGCTGTAGGGAAATGCTATTTTTAAACAATGAAGGATACATTATTTAAATATAGGTGATATATTCATCCCCCCCTCCAACTTTGGTCCTAATAGGCCTAATTTCCTATGGAGCTGAAAATATTAATCTGCAAGAAAGGGCACCTACTGTGGTGACCATCAGCCTCAGGGAGGTGGTTCTGACGTCTTCCTGTCCAGTCTAAATGATTCTCGCTTTAAGACAGGGTTGATACCTCTCACTGTGAGCTGAAGAGATAAAGGGAACTAGTGTTACCTGTTCATAATGCTCAGTCAAACTTGAACTGGACCAGGCCCTTGTGAGACTATTACTTAGATGACTCTTGTTAGCACGCTAATCCTGGGTGGTTACCACATGTGACGCTGTACTAAGTTCTGAGGATAAAAGGAGAACACATAAGACCCAAGTGTCTATTCAGTCGTATCTGCTGGGGTCACATTTAGAATACCCGATCCCTCTTGACAGACTGTGCAGAAAAACAACTTTCCTGCCCTCTCCCTGCTTACAATGTACGCACGTTCCTATAAACATACGGGCAGACACGCACACACCTGTGCACACACACCCTGTGTTGCACACGCCCCAACGTGCTCTCTCCCAGATGGatgtgtgctttctctgtgcccAGCACCTGGACAGGCATGCGAGCTTCGGACATCATATGGACCATATCAGACCCGGGTTGGATCCTGAACATTTTGACCTCAGTTCTGGAACCTTGGACATTGGGAGCTTGCATATTTATCCATCTTTTGCCCAAGTTTGACCCCCAGACCATTCTGAAGGTAAGAGAAGACCCACTTTGCATTGATTGGTCAGGATGAACCCAGAGTTTGCATGCGCCCATTTAGGGCAGTGGATCTCCATTCATATCATTTTTGCTAGAGCCCAGCCCACGTGAGCGGGCTTGGTGAGCAAGGTAGAAATGGTCCCTGACCCGAGTGGTCCCAGGTGTTCAACTTGAAAATGATTTACCCACGTTCGACGGTGTCTTAGTCAACTTGGGCTGCTACGATAAAACTACCCCAGAGTGACTAAGACACCACTTTTTTTCtcacggttctggaggctggaaatccgAGATCATTGTAACAGCATGGTTGGTTTCTGGGTGAGGGTCCTCTTTCTGGCTTGCAAATGAGTGCCTTCTTGAGAAAGGgaatctcttcctcttcttacaaGAGCACTAATGCATCTTTGGGGAACTCCCCTCATTACCTGATGTAATAACCTCCCACCTTCAAATACCATCACATGAAAGGTTGGGGCTCCATCTTATGCATATGGAACATTCCATTCATCTCAGACGCCCAGGTAACCACCACCAAATCCAGACAGGAAACATCTCCATCCGTGCAGAAGGCGCACACACCCTTTCCTGACCACATCCTCACCCCAGATGTTCCTCATTCTTTTGACTTCTACCCCCACAAATTAATTTGGCCCCTTCTTGTACTTTGTATAAGTGGACTCATACAACACGTAATCTTttgagttagattttttttttcactcaaccTGTTCTCTGGGAGATTTGTGCACACTGTTGCATGTGTCAGAAGTTTGTTCTTCTAAACTACTGTATAGTATTCCATTCTGTGAATCAGTCCCAAGTTTCTTCTCCATGTTTTATGGATGGACATTTGAATTAGATCTACTTTGGGGGTATTATCTAAGAGGAATTCTGAAGAacaaattggattttttttccctatagAACATGATTGGGAGATCATTAAGTAAAATCCACAAACTATAACTATTTGTTAACATGTGGCCATAAGCAGTAAAAGTGGCCTCATTTTGCTTGCAATGCTATAATGAATTTGAACTGTGCTTATGCTGTGGGAGCTGGATCATTGCCTTCTTGGGCCTGCAGATCTCTGTAGCAGTTCATGGGTAACCCAGACATTCATCTGGCTTCCACCAAGGATTTCAGAAACAAACTAAGGGACAAAGGACACCTTCAGAAGTCAAAAAGTCAGAGGTGGTCTGGATTATCTCTGGAGATTCTCTTCGAATGACACCATCATTCTGTCTTCAACAGATTACTTTTCCGATACTTTCCCAAAACAGATTATTCTATTCTGaactggctcttgctaaattctgcaaacaaaacacaaagtaaaGCAAAACTGGACAACAGATGTATCTTTATAAAATCCACTTGGAAAACATACGTTGGTGGAATTGAGCAAATTCACAAAGGAGAGGTGAGAAGCTGTTCAGCAAATAAGTAGGTCAATGCAAGTTGAGCTTCCTGCGCGGCAGGAACGTAAGGTGATTTTTGTAGCTTACACTAGTTCATCGAGAGCCCCTGAGTGAACTGATCACGTGATGCTCTCgcgttagtatttttttttttttttcctagacatTTTGCTTAAACTGCTCTTCAATTCTGGACAATCCTTCTCCTGGACTGAAGCTGATATTACGTAACAGTTGAAAAGTACTTGGGGCAGATACTTGAGCTACCCACTTGATGGCTGTGACCTTGGAAAACTTACTTAACCCTGAGTCATAGTTTTCACCTCCATAAGATGGGGATGACGGTACAGAGTTCCCGAGGTTCGTGGGAGAATTAAACAAGATAGCACAGGGCAATACCAGGTCTTTTTTGCAACATTTCTTTTGAAATGTCTACAGATGCTGTTAACTTTTccaagcacttaaaaaaaaaaaaaaaaactcaattatCCCCCAAAAAGATTTTCAGGAAAATAGGTtggaaataatttatttaaaagctggttccatctgggcacagtggcacacacatgtaatcccagaggctcgggaggctgaggcaggaggatcgggagttcaaagccagcctcagtcaaagcaaggcactaggcaactcagggagaccctgtctctaaataaaatacaaaatagggctggggatgtggctcagtggtcgagtgcccctgggttcaatcccggtacccctcccccccaaaaaaagctggTTCCAGAAGGTTAAGAGACTTaactaaggtcacacagctgagCTGCTATCTTTCCACGATGCCCGGGGATTTAGACACTACTAAGTGGTGTGTTGGTTCGGGTAAGTCTTAAATGGCCAGGAACAGGCAGCCAGTATTCCAAATGGGTCCCAGACGGTTTTGCGATGACGGCAGTTTTTCAGTTTCTGTGTGTCTTGATGCATGAGAATTGTGAGGCTCATTTAGTCTGAAACGACCAACAAGCTGAGGTTTCCAGCTAGACCACTGGGACTCCAAGCCCCGGGGCGGTGACCTCTGTGCATGTTGGAAAGTTTGGCGTGTGACCTGCTGAGTGTCCAGCTGTCTGTCTCCCCTCAGGTGCTGTCCAGCTACCCCATCAACAACCTGGCGGCTGCCCCCCTCGTTTACCGGATGTTGCTCCAACAGGGTCTTTCCAGGTGATGGGGCTTTGGGGAGCTTGCTAGGAGCCTGTAGGTACATGGACATGCAAAAGTCTGTCCACCTGACCCTCTAAACACGGGTCGTCCCATGAAACCAGCCCCAGAGCTTCAGAGCACCCAGACCCCAGCTCTGGGTGGTCCAGGGGGACTTTGGTTCCCACTGGGCTGAGGGACCtttacctctctctcttcttcagaCACAAGTTCCCACACCTACAGAACTGCTTTACTGGAGGGGAGAGCCTGCTTCCGGACACTCTGGAGAACTGGAGGGCCCAGACAGGGCTGGACATCTGGGAATTCTACGGCCAGACAGAAACGGTACCCGCTCTCGGGGGAATCGTGAGCTGGTGCACCTGGTGGGCTTTGATGATAAACATATTAGCCACCCTTTAGCATTCacttatctgaaaaaaaaaaatgtattgagcATCTGCTATGGGAACAAAACAGGTAAACGCCTGCTCTCATAGAGATTGCATTCTAGTGCgggagagagagaataaatgAATAGATGCCGCGGTAGCTGGTCAGAGAGAGAGCTATGGAACAGCACAGTGAAGTAGGTGACATAGAAAATAAAGCAGGTGAACTAGACAGAAGGGCTAGGGTCCGAGTCCATTTTTCCGTTACTATAACAGAATCcttgagactgggtaatttatttaaaaaaaaaaaaaaagtgattcatGCTGGCTtacggttctggaggctgggaagttcaagattGGGTGGCTGCATCCGACCATCTTCTAGAAAGGGCCTCGGGCTCCTTCAACTCAACCTGTCAGGCACTGTGGCAAGCTGCTTCTGTCTGAGTGAGGGGCTGGGAGAAGCCACCAGGAAGGCCCAACCTCCCCTGCTGGGAGatcttcttggaattctttctccTCCTGCAGGGGGGccgtggcagagctgggattggGATGTAGGACAATCAGGAAGAACTTAGCAAGCTCTTGTGAGGAGCAGCCTGGCCAGAGCTTCCAGCCACCCTGGGAGGGCCCTATAGGGAAAGCTTTGGGGACATGGGCACCTCCATTGTAAGGGCCCCCTCTCAGGGTTCAAGCAGAACCGGTCCTATCATAGGAAGTCATCCAACAAGCATCTTTTAGGCCTGCTCAGACCGCAGGTTGGTAACTTCATAAGTTGCCGAGGGCCTGGCTAAGtcgctgaggccggctttgaactcgcgatcctcctgcctcagcctcccgagccgctgggatgccTGGCCCATCGGATATTTTTATGATGTGGTTGTTAGTTTCTCTTGCCTGGGAGGTCACCACCGGGGAGGCTGCTTTCTGAGCAGGATTGAGGTTCCAAGAAAGGGGAGAGAGAGTTGGGGGATGGGAAGGGCGGGCGCCAGGAACAGGTGGCGgaatcgctctctctctctctccccggcctctttctttttctgtgctcCTGGGGGCTGCTCCTGAGTCTGTT is a window encoding:
- the LOC143384859 gene encoding acyl-coenzyme A synthetase ACSM2B, mitochondrial-like; this translates as MHWLQKLQRLYTLWSPEMSRCTLHGTVRRLSSIPWGHQDVPEKFNFAGMEKAGKRPPGPALWWVSGDGDEIKWDFRELSEVSQQAANVLSEACHLQRGDRVAVVLPRVPEWWLVTLGCFRAGLVFMPGTVQMKSKDILYRLQASKARAIVAGDEVAHEVDTVASDCPSLRIKLLVSEKSRDGWLDFRTLMREAPTTHRCVETRSQEAAAIYFTSGTSGPPKMAEHSHSSLGIKAQMDAGTWTGMRASDIIWTISDPGWILNILTSVLEPWTLGACIFIHLLPKFDPQTILKVLSSYPINNLAAAPLVYRMLLQQGLSRHKFPHLQNCFTGGESLLPDTLENWRAQTGLDIWEFYGQTETGLTCRVSKTMKIKPGRLGTALPHYDVQVIDEEGHVLPPGQEGDMAIRVRPTKPIGIFLGYVDNLQKTAANIRGDFWLLGDRGIKDEDGYFQFVGRADDIINSGGYRIGPSEVENALLEHPAVVESAVISSPDPDRGEVVKAFVVLAPEFRSQDRDQLTQELQQHVKSVTAPYKYPRKLEFVLDLPKTISGKIERAKLRAREWKTSEQARAQ